In one window of Lacticaseibacillus casei DSM 20011 = JCM 1134 = ATCC 393 DNA:
- the prmC gene encoding peptide chain release factor N(5)-glutamine methyltransferase — protein sequence MSKTYAEALKWASLLLTEHHVDPDGARYVMMNRANWTPSQLILHRQDVMPDASWQQFQADVARLAKFEPAQYITGVAPFFGVMFKVTSAVLIPRFETEELVDWVAKEQTAARTGLDLGTGSGAIGITLARQLPQVAMTLSDVSEAALAVAEQNAQSQHVQAQFVTSDLFSHLPGRFDFVVTNLPYIASEETPVMDQSTLRYEPKMALFASHHGLALFERFIEALPAHLNDHGTAYLEFGYRQQPALQKLFAEKVPQAQVTFRQDMAGHPRMAKLQF from the coding sequence ATGTCTAAAACATACGCTGAGGCGCTCAAATGGGCGTCTTTGTTATTGACGGAACACCATGTTGATCCTGATGGGGCGCGGTATGTCATGATGAACCGGGCAAACTGGACCCCAAGTCAATTAATTTTACATCGGCAAGACGTGATGCCCGATGCATCATGGCAGCAATTTCAAGCAGATGTCGCCCGGCTAGCAAAATTTGAACCGGCGCAATATATCACCGGTGTGGCGCCGTTTTTTGGTGTGATGTTCAAAGTGACGTCAGCAGTGTTGATTCCGCGGTTTGAAACAGAAGAGTTGGTTGACTGGGTCGCAAAAGAGCAGACCGCAGCGCGAACCGGTTTGGATTTGGGAACCGGCAGCGGGGCGATCGGCATTACCTTAGCTCGCCAGCTGCCACAAGTTGCGATGACGCTAAGTGACGTGTCCGAAGCAGCGCTGGCAGTTGCCGAGCAGAATGCCCAGTCGCAACACGTGCAGGCGCAATTTGTGACGAGTGATTTATTTAGTCACTTGCCGGGACGGTTTGATTTTGTGGTGACCAACTTGCCATATATCGCGTCTGAAGAAACACCCGTGATGGATCAAAGTACCTTGCGCTATGAACCTAAGATGGCCTTATTTGCCAGTCATCATGGTCTGGCACTTTTTGAACGGTTTATCGAAGCATTGCCAGCGCATCTGAATGACCACGGGACCGCTTATTTAGAATTCGGTTACCGGCAACAACCGGCATTGCAGAAGTTATTTGCCGAAAAAGTACCACAAGCGCAAGTGACTTTCCGGCAGGATATGGCCGGTCACCCGCGCATGGCCAAGCTGCAATTTTAG
- the atpB gene encoding F0F1 ATP synthase subunit A yields MNEQYPSIKLFGLTFNLTNDIGVLVSAVLVFLLVLWLSRNLKMRPGGKQNVLEWAMDFTNGIGKSAMPGSERYTFNLFAFTLFLFIFISNQIGLFIELDIGKDTWFRSPTASPVITMTMAMTVLVLSHYFGVVFRGFKGYIKGYASPVPILLPINLLEEFTNFITLSLRLYGNIFAGEVLVLLIRQWAFSGGALNFVSATVAEIAWQGFSVFIGSIQAYVFVTLGMVYTSHKVLPE; encoded by the coding sequence GTGAACGAACAATATCCCTCGATCAAGCTTTTCGGCTTAACTTTCAACCTGACCAACGACATTGGTGTTTTGGTTTCGGCAGTTCTGGTATTCTTACTGGTGCTATGGCTGTCACGAAACCTGAAAATGCGGCCAGGTGGCAAGCAGAACGTACTGGAATGGGCCATGGACTTTACAAACGGTATCGGCAAAAGTGCGATGCCCGGTTCGGAGCGCTACACGTTTAATTTATTTGCGTTTACGCTCTTCCTGTTCATTTTTATTAGTAACCAAATCGGGTTATTCATCGAGTTAGATATTGGTAAAGATACTTGGTTCCGCTCACCAACAGCATCCCCGGTGATTACCATGACAATGGCGATGACAGTTCTGGTGCTTTCGCATTATTTTGGCGTTGTCTTCAGAGGTTTCAAAGGTTACATCAAAGGATATGCGTCACCGGTTCCGATTCTCTTGCCAATTAACCTATTGGAAGAGTTTACGAACTTTATCACGCTTTCTTTGCGGCTTTATGGGAATATTTTCGCTGGCGAAGTTTTGGTTCTATTAATTCGGCAGTGGGCCTTTTCCGGCGGTGCACTCAACTTTGTTAGTGCAACGGTAGCCGAGATAGCTTGGCAAGGGTTCTCAGTCTTCATTGGTAGTATTCAGGCGTACGTTTTCGTCACGCTTGGTATGGTTTATACATCACACAAAGTTCTACCCGAGTAA
- the upp gene encoding uracil phosphoribosyltransferase, producing the protein MGKFTVLNHPLIQHKLTLIRNKHAGTKEFREIANEIAELMVYEITRDLPLESVEIETPMGKTVQKQLSGKKLAVIPILRAGLGMVDGVLRLIPAAKVGHIGMYRDEKTLKPHEYFVKMPLDIDQRDLIIVDPMLATGGSANMAIEALKKRGATSMRLVVLVAAPEGVKAVQTANPDVDIYAAALDDHLNENGYIVPGLGDAGDRLFGTK; encoded by the coding sequence ATGGGTAAATTTACAGTTTTAAATCACCCGTTGATTCAGCATAAGCTTACTTTGATTCGAAATAAGCATGCCGGCACTAAGGAATTTCGCGAAATCGCTAACGAAATCGCGGAATTAATGGTGTATGAAATCACACGGGATCTGCCACTGGAAAGTGTCGAGATCGAAACGCCGATGGGTAAAACGGTTCAAAAGCAGCTTTCCGGTAAGAAACTTGCGGTTATTCCGATTCTTCGTGCCGGTTTGGGCATGGTGGATGGCGTTTTGCGCCTTATTCCAGCGGCCAAAGTCGGTCACATTGGCATGTACCGTGACGAAAAGACACTGAAGCCGCATGAATACTTTGTTAAGATGCCGCTGGATATCGACCAGCGGGATTTAATCATTGTTGATCCGATGCTGGCAACCGGTGGCTCGGCCAACATGGCGATTGAAGCACTCAAAAAGCGCGGGGCGACATCGATGCGCCTCGTGGTACTGGTTGCTGCTCCTGAAGGGGTTAAAGCCGTTCAGACCGCTAATCCGGACGTGGACATTTACGCAGCCGCGCTGGATGATCATTTGAATGAAAACGGTTATATTGTGCCTGGTCTCGGCGATGCCGGCGACAGACTTTTTGGGACAAAATGA
- a CDS encoding L-threonylcarbamoyladenylate synthase, which yields MSKRYHESDIPEAAAALKRGELVAFPTETVYGLGADATNVDAVGKVYAAKGRPSDNPLIVTVADAAMVGQYATITPAAAKLMATFCPGPLTMILNILPGRLSMKVTGGLQTAAFRNPDNALTRKLIATAGIPIVGPSANTSGKPSPTTADHVLHDLAGKIAGVLDDGPTRVGVESTIVDLTVTPPAILRPGAIGPDELEPILGPVDSAIHHVGKNEAPKAPGMKYKHYAPSAQVVVVDDPGQFPEAVEWAKKTGQTFGILATDPILAKFSAVLGYSLGQDIKSATHALFAGLRWFDLHPDVTLVLAQAFSHSELSMAYMNRLLKSAGNVHYQPNMPTDSF from the coding sequence TTGTCAAAACGTTATCATGAATCTGATATTCCGGAAGCGGCCGCTGCTTTAAAGCGCGGCGAGTTAGTCGCGTTTCCCACTGAAACGGTGTATGGCCTGGGTGCTGACGCGACCAATGTGGATGCAGTGGGCAAAGTCTATGCAGCAAAGGGCCGGCCTTCAGATAATCCACTAATTGTGACGGTGGCGGATGCGGCGATGGTCGGGCAGTATGCAACGATTACCCCCGCGGCAGCCAAACTAATGGCGACGTTTTGTCCGGGGCCGTTGACGATGATTCTGAATATTTTGCCTGGGCGCTTGTCCATGAAGGTGACAGGAGGCTTGCAGACGGCAGCTTTTCGCAATCCGGATAATGCCTTGACGCGTAAGCTAATCGCCACAGCCGGGATTCCGATTGTCGGCCCGTCAGCCAATACTTCCGGCAAACCCAGCCCGACCACAGCGGATCACGTGCTGCATGATTTGGCAGGCAAAATCGCCGGCGTGCTCGATGACGGGCCAACCCGGGTCGGCGTGGAATCCACGATTGTTGATTTAACCGTCACCCCGCCAGCAATTCTGCGGCCGGGTGCAATTGGCCCTGACGAGTTGGAGCCGATTTTAGGACCAGTCGATTCAGCGATTCATCACGTCGGTAAAAATGAAGCGCCCAAAGCACCGGGGATGAAGTACAAGCACTATGCGCCGTCTGCTCAAGTGGTGGTTGTCGATGATCCGGGCCAGTTTCCCGAAGCAGTCGAATGGGCTAAAAAGACCGGACAGACTTTTGGCATTTTGGCGACTGATCCGATTCTTGCCAAATTCTCGGCGGTACTGGGTTATTCGTTGGGGCAGGACATTAAAAGTGCGACCCACGCCTTGTTTGCCGGGTTGCGTTGGTTCGATCTTCATCCGGATGTCACACTTGTGTTGGCGCAGGCATTTTCCCATAGTGAATTAAGCATGGCTTACATGAATCGTCTGCTTAAATCTGCCGGTAATGTCCACTATCAACCAAATATGCCTACAGATTCGTTTTGA
- the atpA gene encoding F0F1 ATP synthase subunit alpha: MSIKTEEISSLIKKQLEGYQDDLAAEEVGTVTYIGDGIARATGLENAMANELLQFSNGSYGMALNLETNDVGIIILGDFDEIREGDQVKRTGRIMEVPVGDAMIGRVVNSLGQPVDGLGAIKTDKTRPIEFKAPGVMQRKSVSEPLQTGLKAIDALVPIGRGQRELIIGDRKTGKTSIAIDTILNQKDQNMICVYVAIGQKDSTVRAQVETLKKYGAMDYTIVLTAGPSEPAPMLYIAPYAGAAMGEEFMYNGKHVLIVYDDLSKQATSYRELSLLLCRPPGREAYPGDIFYTHSRLLERAAKLSDKLGGGSMTALPVIETQAGDISAYIPTNVISITDGQIFLQSDLFYAGTRPAIDAGASVSRVGGDAQVKAMKKVAGTLRLDLASFRELEAFTQFGSDLDAATQAKLNRGRRTVEVLKQPVHKPLPVEKQVIILYALTHGFLDPIPIEDIGRFQDELFDFFDSNAADLLKQIKDTGNLPDTDKLDAQIKAFAGGFQTSKQLAAAKG, from the coding sequence ATGAGCATCAAGACTGAGGAAATCAGTTCTCTGATCAAAAAACAACTTGAAGGATATCAAGATGATTTGGCGGCCGAAGAAGTTGGCACCGTTACTTATATTGGTGACGGAATTGCCCGTGCCACTGGGCTGGAAAATGCCATGGCCAACGAATTGCTCCAATTTAGCAATGGCTCATACGGGATGGCGTTAAACCTTGAAACGAATGATGTCGGGATCATTATCTTAGGTGACTTCGATGAGATTCGCGAAGGTGACCAGGTTAAGCGAACCGGTCGGATTATGGAAGTTCCTGTCGGGGACGCCATGATTGGCCGGGTTGTAAATTCCCTGGGACAGCCAGTCGATGGCTTAGGCGCGATCAAGACGGATAAGACCCGTCCGATCGAGTTTAAGGCACCTGGCGTTATGCAACGCAAATCTGTATCCGAACCCTTACAAACCGGATTAAAAGCGATTGACGCCTTGGTACCGATTGGCCGTGGTCAGCGTGAGTTGATCATTGGTGACCGGAAAACCGGGAAAACTTCGATCGCGATTGATACGATTTTGAATCAAAAAGATCAGAATATGATCTGTGTTTACGTTGCGATCGGGCAAAAGGACAGTACGGTTCGTGCCCAAGTCGAAACGTTGAAGAAATACGGTGCGATGGATTATACAATCGTTTTGACGGCTGGTCCTTCTGAACCGGCGCCGATGTTGTATATTGCGCCTTATGCCGGTGCAGCCATGGGTGAAGAATTCATGTACAATGGCAAACATGTTTTGATCGTGTACGATGATCTAAGCAAGCAGGCAACCTCTTATCGTGAGCTGTCCTTGCTGCTCTGTCGTCCGCCTGGTCGTGAAGCCTACCCTGGGGATATTTTCTATACCCACAGTCGCTTGTTGGAACGTGCCGCTAAATTGAGCGATAAGCTCGGCGGCGGTTCGATGACAGCGTTGCCGGTTATTGAAACCCAGGCTGGCGATATTTCGGCTTATATTCCTACTAACGTTATTTCAATCACGGATGGGCAAATTTTCTTACAGAGTGACCTGTTCTATGCAGGTACACGGCCGGCGATTGATGCCGGGGCTTCCGTTTCCCGAGTTGGTGGGGATGCCCAGGTTAAAGCCATGAAGAAAGTTGCCGGGACACTGCGGCTGGATCTTGCATCCTTCCGTGAACTGGAAGCTTTCACCCAGTTTGGTTCTGACCTGGATGCTGCTACCCAAGCCAAGCTGAATCGTGGTCGGCGCACGGTTGAAGTTTTGAAACAACCAGTACACAAGCCATTGCCGGTCGAAAAACAGGTTATCATTCTCTATGCTTTGACCCATGGTTTTCTTGATCCGATTCCAATCGAAGATATCGGTCGGTTCCAAGACGAACTGTTTGATTTCTTCGATAGCAATGCGGCTGATTTGTTAAAGCAGATCAAGGATACCGGTAATTTACCGGACACCGATAAGCTGGATGCACAGATCAAAGCCTTTGCCGGTGGCTTCCAGACTAGCAAACAACTTGCTGCTGCTAAAGGTTAA
- the atpE gene encoding F0F1 ATP synthase subunit C, which produces MQFLAASLAAGIAAFGASIGNGMVISKTLEGMARQPEMAGTLRGTMFIGVGLIEAVPILSVVVAFMLMLR; this is translated from the coding sequence ATGCAATTTTTAGCTGCCTCACTAGCCGCCGGCATTGCTGCCTTCGGTGCTTCAATCGGTAATGGGATGGTCATCAGCAAAACACTTGAAGGTATGGCGCGTCAGCCGGAAATGGCCGGAACCTTGCGTGGTACCATGTTCATTGGTGTCGGCCTGATCGAAGCTGTTCCGATCCTGTCTGTTGTTGTTGCCTTCATGTTGATGCTCCGTTAA
- a CDS encoding F0F1 ATP synthase subunit gamma translates to MAESLMDIKRKIASTKKTGQITQAMQMVSGAKLSQIEKRARKYQLYADKVRQIVTHLAAGQLLELANAANNDAEANKNQLVSVASLLEKRPVKKTGYLVITSDRGLVGSYNSTVLKAMMEMIKDDHEGPDDYVMMAIGGVGADFFKARGLNLAYEYRGVSDIPTFNEVREIVKTAVTMYDNGVFDELYVCYNHHVNTLISAFRAEKMLPISDLDVSEVEDTNVEYLVEPDLDAVLDAVLPQYAESLIFGAIMDAKTAEHAASTTAMRSATDNANDLISHLSTQFNRARQAAITTEITEIVGGAAALE, encoded by the coding sequence ATGGCTGAATCATTAATGGATATCAAGCGCAAGATCGCCTCGACCAAGAAAACCGGTCAGATCACGCAAGCCATGCAGATGGTTTCCGGTGCCAAATTGAGTCAGATCGAAAAGCGGGCCCGAAAATATCAACTTTATGCTGATAAGGTCCGTCAGATTGTGACTCATTTAGCTGCAGGACAACTTCTTGAGTTAGCTAATGCTGCGAATAATGATGCTGAGGCGAATAAGAATCAGCTTGTTTCCGTTGCCAGTTTGCTCGAGAAACGTCCGGTTAAAAAGACAGGTTACCTCGTGATCACCAGTGATCGCGGATTGGTTGGCAGTTATAACAGTACGGTTTTAAAAGCGATGATGGAAATGATCAAGGACGACCACGAAGGCCCGGATGATTATGTCATGATGGCCATCGGTGGTGTCGGCGCGGACTTTTTCAAGGCCCGTGGTTTGAATCTAGCTTATGAATACCGTGGCGTTTCCGATATCCCGACCTTTAACGAAGTTCGTGAAATCGTGAAAACAGCTGTGACAATGTATGATAATGGTGTGTTTGACGAACTTTACGTTTGCTATAACCACCATGTCAATACATTAATCTCTGCTTTTCGGGCGGAGAAAATGCTGCCGATCAGTGACTTAGACGTCAGCGAAGTTGAAGACACCAACGTTGAATACTTGGTTGAACCTGATCTTGACGCTGTCTTGGATGCAGTCTTGCCGCAGTATGCGGAAAGCCTGATCTTTGGTGCGATTATGGATGCGAAAACGGCTGAGCACGCCGCATCGACAACCGCCATGCGCAGCGCAACTGACAATGCCAATGATCTGATCTCACATCTGTCGACCCAGTTCAACCGGGCACGGCAGGCTGCGATTACGACCGAAATTACTGAAATTGTCGGTGGTGCGGCAGCACTAGAATAA
- the atpF gene encoding F0F1 ATP synthase subunit B — MSLGDTLFTLVTFLILVIAVGKVAWKPVTKMMADRQQKISGDLDYAEKSRKDAETLAAKRREELQHAQADAVKIVNQAKENGEKQRQSLVDAANTEVATLKKNAQADIDQARKDALASAKNYVADLSLTIAQKLIGKELNAADQKDLIDDYIKRLGDANGSH, encoded by the coding sequence ATGAGTTTAGGTGACACACTCTTCACACTTGTTACATTTCTGATCTTGGTGATTGCAGTCGGGAAAGTGGCATGGAAGCCAGTTACCAAAATGATGGCAGATCGCCAACAAAAGATTTCCGGCGACTTGGACTATGCTGAAAAGTCCCGCAAAGATGCGGAAACTTTAGCAGCCAAGCGACGGGAAGAACTGCAACACGCCCAGGCTGATGCTGTCAAGATTGTCAATCAAGCCAAGGAAAACGGCGAGAAGCAACGACAATCATTGGTTGACGCGGCCAATACGGAAGTCGCCACGTTGAAGAAAAATGCGCAAGCAGACATTGACCAAGCCCGTAAAGATGCTTTGGCCAGTGCCAAGAACTATGTGGCTGATTTAAGTCTGACGATCGCACAGAAGTTGATCGGTAAGGAACTTAATGCAGCTGATCAAAAAGATTTGATCGACGACTACATCAAACGGTTAGGTGATGCAAATGGCAGTCACTAA
- the atpD gene encoding F0F1 ATP synthase subunit beta, whose translation MPNATGKIVQVIGPVVDVAFPINDNLPEINNALTITRKDGSQLVLEVALELGDGVMRTIAMDSTDGLQRGMAVQDTGGPISVPVGKDTLGRVFNVLGDPIDGGEAFGPDHRRDSIHRDAPKFEDLNTSSEILETGIKVIDLLEPYLRGGKVGLFGGAGVGKTVLIQELIHNIAEEHGGISVFTGVGERTREGNDLYFEMKESGVLENTAMVFGQMNEPPGARMRVALTGLTIAEYFRDVEGQDVLLFIDNIFRFTQAGSEVSALLGRIPSAVGYQPTLATEMGQLQERITSTKKGSVTSIQAIYVPADDYTDPAPATTFAHLDATTNLERRLTEQGIYPAVDPLESSSSALTPEIVGEEHYKVATEVQRVLQRYRELQDIISILGMDELSDEEKVIVARARRVQFFLSQNFNVAERFTGQPGSYVPVEETVKGFKAILDGKYDDYPEDAFRSVGRIEEVVEKAKKMGFAPDEQDTDADEKPAAQAAAN comes from the coding sequence ATGCCAAATGCAACTGGTAAAATCGTGCAAGTGATCGGTCCTGTTGTCGACGTAGCGTTCCCAATCAATGACAATTTGCCAGAAATCAACAACGCCTTGACAATTACCCGTAAGGATGGCTCCCAGCTGGTGCTGGAAGTTGCCTTGGAACTGGGTGATGGCGTCATGCGGACCATCGCGATGGATTCAACCGATGGCCTACAGCGCGGCATGGCAGTTCAAGATACTGGCGGTCCGATTTCAGTGCCTGTCGGTAAAGACACACTGGGTCGCGTGTTCAATGTATTGGGTGACCCCATCGATGGCGGCGAAGCTTTTGGACCGGATCATCGGCGTGACAGCATCCACCGTGATGCACCAAAATTCGAAGATTTGAATACCAGTTCTGAAATTCTGGAAACGGGCATCAAAGTCATCGATCTGCTCGAACCCTACCTGCGAGGCGGGAAGGTTGGACTCTTCGGTGGTGCCGGTGTCGGTAAAACCGTTTTGATTCAGGAACTGATTCATAATATCGCCGAAGAACACGGCGGCATCTCCGTCTTCACCGGGGTCGGCGAACGAACCCGTGAAGGGAACGACCTTTACTTTGAAATGAAGGAAAGCGGCGTTCTGGAGAATACAGCCATGGTCTTTGGTCAGATGAACGAGCCGCCTGGTGCCCGGATGCGGGTTGCCTTGACTGGTTTGACAATCGCGGAATACTTCCGTGATGTCGAAGGTCAGGACGTCCTGCTGTTTATCGATAACATTTTCCGGTTTACTCAGGCTGGTTCCGAAGTTTCTGCCTTGCTGGGCCGAATTCCGTCAGCCGTTGGTTATCAGCCGACACTGGCAACTGAAATGGGTCAGTTACAGGAACGGATTACATCCACGAAAAAAGGATCGGTTACTTCCATTCAGGCTATTTATGTGCCTGCCGATGACTATACCGATCCGGCGCCGGCGACAACTTTCGCCCATTTGGATGCCACGACCAACTTGGAACGGCGTTTAACTGAGCAAGGTATTTACCCGGCCGTTGATCCGCTGGAATCTTCTTCCAGTGCGTTGACACCGGAAATTGTCGGCGAGGAACACTACAAAGTGGCCACTGAAGTGCAGCGGGTCTTGCAACGTTATCGTGAGTTACAGGATATTATCTCTATTTTAGGGATGGACGAACTGTCCGACGAGGAAAAGGTGATTGTTGCCCGTGCCCGTCGTGTTCAATTCTTCCTGTCACAAAACTTCAACGTTGCGGAACGTTTCACCGGCCAACCGGGTTCATATGTACCGGTTGAAGAAACCGTCAAAGGCTTTAAGGCAATTCTGGACGGCAAGTACGATGACTATCCGGAAGATGCCTTCCGTTCAGTCGGCC
- the glyA gene encoding serine hydroxymethyltransferase codes for MDFMAQDPEVFGAIHHEEERQEHNIELIASENIISPAVRAAQGSVLTNKYSEGYPGHRYYGGNQYIDVTEQLAIDRAKKLFGAEFANVQPHSGSQANMAAYRAFLEDGDKVLAMDLTDGGHLTHGSPVSFSGQEYHFYHYGLDAKTERLDYAKIRELAEQIKPRLIVAGASAYSREIDFKKFREIADHVGAFLMVDMAHIAGLVAGGVHMNPVPYSDVVTTTTHKTLRGPRGGMILAKAEYGKAINSALFPGIQGGPLDHVIAAKAVALGEALKPEFKAYTQQILDNMQAMVAGFEEDPHLRLISGGSDNHMVLIDVAGYGVNGRQVQDLLDEVDITTNKNQIPGEQNGPFKTSGIRVGTAAITTRGFTPEESKRVAELISAAIAHRDDQPALDQIRQEVLALTARHPLS; via the coding sequence ATGGATTTCATGGCACAAGACCCAGAAGTCTTCGGCGCAATTCATCATGAAGAAGAGCGTCAGGAGCATAATATCGAACTCATTGCCTCGGAGAACATTATTTCACCGGCAGTTCGCGCTGCTCAGGGGTCGGTTTTGACCAACAAGTATTCCGAAGGCTATCCCGGCCATCGGTATTATGGTGGTAATCAATACATAGACGTGACCGAACAGCTGGCCATCGATCGGGCGAAAAAACTTTTTGGGGCAGAGTTTGCGAATGTACAGCCGCATTCCGGATCACAGGCCAATATGGCAGCCTACCGCGCTTTTTTAGAAGATGGCGATAAAGTCTTGGCGATGGATCTGACCGACGGCGGGCATCTCACCCATGGGAGTCCGGTCAGCTTTAGCGGTCAGGAGTACCATTTTTACCATTATGGGTTGGATGCCAAAACCGAACGCTTGGATTACGCCAAGATCCGGGAACTGGCGGAACAGATTAAGCCGCGGCTGATTGTGGCCGGTGCCTCGGCTTATAGCCGCGAGATTGATTTCAAAAAGTTCCGCGAAATTGCCGATCATGTCGGTGCCTTTTTAATGGTTGATATGGCGCATATTGCCGGATTGGTTGCCGGTGGGGTGCATATGAATCCGGTGCCGTATTCAGACGTTGTGACGACCACGACGCATAAGACGTTACGGGGACCGCGCGGTGGGATGATTCTGGCAAAGGCTGAATATGGTAAAGCCATTAATTCGGCTTTGTTCCCAGGCATTCAAGGCGGACCGCTGGATCATGTGATTGCTGCCAAAGCCGTTGCGCTGGGCGAAGCATTGAAGCCTGAATTCAAGGCATATACGCAACAGATTCTCGATAATATGCAGGCAATGGTCGCTGGCTTTGAGGAAGACCCGCATTTACGGCTGATTTCCGGAGGATCGGATAATCATATGGTACTTATTGATGTCGCAGGGTACGGCGTCAACGGCCGACAAGTTCAAGATTTATTAGACGAAGTGGACATTACCACCAACAAAAACCAGATTCCCGGGGAGCAAAACGGCCCGTTCAAAACCAGCGGTATCCGCGTCGGCACAGCTGCCATCACCACCCGCGGCTTTACGCCAGAAGAGAGTAAGCGAGTTGCCGAACTCATCAGTGCGGCAATTGCACATCGCGATGATCAACCGGCTTTGGATCAAATTCGTCAAGAAGTCCTTGCGCTGACAGCCCGTCATCCCTTATCATAG
- the atpH gene encoding ATP synthase F1 subunit delta, with amino-acid sequence MAVTNQMVAPRYAKALLEAAHDQDQVATVHEELQALASVFKENPTILTIFDNARITADDKANLMTTLTKNASSLVANLLKLTQQYGRFGALPDIITAFNRAYDDEAGIITATVTTAVALSADQADALRSAIAARFGMKSTQLEQIVDPSVIGGVRIQAHGSVIDGTVKHRFEKMKAALLAD; translated from the coding sequence ATGGCAGTCACTAATCAAATGGTTGCACCGCGTTATGCAAAAGCATTACTGGAAGCAGCCCATGACCAGGATCAGGTAGCGACAGTTCATGAAGAGTTACAGGCGCTAGCGTCTGTATTCAAAGAAAATCCGACGATCCTGACAATTTTTGATAATGCCCGAATTACGGCAGATGACAAAGCCAACCTGATGACGACTTTGACCAAGAATGCCAGTTCGCTTGTGGCCAACTTATTGAAGTTAACCCAGCAATATGGTCGATTCGGTGCATTGCCGGATATCATCACGGCGTTCAATCGCGCTTATGATGATGAAGCCGGTATTATTACAGCGACTGTTACGACTGCAGTTGCTTTGTCAGCAGACCAAGCCGATGCCTTGCGCAGTGCCATTGCTGCGCGTTTTGGCATGAAATCGACGCAACTGGAACAAATCGTTGATCCGAGCGTCATCGGCGGCGTGCGCATCCAAGCACACGGGTCGGTTATCGATGGAACGGTTAAACACCGCTTCGAGAAGATGAAGGCAGCACTGCTGGCAGATTAG